From Thalassococcus sp. S3, one genomic window encodes:
- the polA gene encoding DNA polymerase I: MSSSFGKGCHLHLIDGSAFIFRAYHALPPLTRKSDGLPIGAVSGFCNMLHRYVEGNNGPEAPTHVAVIFDKGSHTFRNEMYDQYKANRDEMPEDLRPQIPLTRTATEAFNIACKEKEGYEADDIIATLAVQAREAGGRVTIISSDKDLMQLVGDGVEMLDAMKNRRIDSDGVMEKFGVGPERVVDVQALAGDSVDNVPGAPGIGIKTAALLINEFGSLEELLDRAEEIKQPKRRQTLIDMRDQIELSKRLVQLDCETPLDFTLDDLEVRDPKPDQLMAFLAEMEFRTLSKRIADHLGVEAPVIEDKPVQPEESDAPEAPSFDAATYTCVRDAETLKTWVEKIRERGWVAVDTETTGLNEMIAELVGISLCVEAGEACYIPLIHKDGASDDLFGSPKLAEGQIGTEAALEILKPVLEDEAILKIGQNMKYDAKIFARYGVDVAPIDDTMLLSYVLHGGMHGHGMDTLSERYLGHTPIPIKPLLGSGKSAITFDKVPIDDATKYAAEDADITLRLWQLLKPQLHRGKVTTVYETLERPMVPVLAQMERDGIKVDRDTLSRMSNAFAQKMAGLEAEIHELAGETFNVGSPKQLGEILFDKMGIEGGKRGKTGAYATGADVLEDLATEHELPARVLDWRQLSKLKSTYTDALQDHINTDTGRVHTSYSIAGASTGRLASTDPNLQNIPIRTEEGRRIREAFVSEEGKTLVALDYSQIELRILAHIADIPALKQAFADGLDIHAMTASEMFDVPLDQMTPEVRRRAKAINFGVIYGISGFGLARNLRIPRGEAQGFIDRYFERFPGIRAYMDDTKAFAKEHGYVQTLFGRKIHTPEINAKGPRASFAYRAAINAPIQGTAADIIRRAMIRMPAAIEGQPARMLLQVHDELLFEVDDAGIDDLIVTAKEVMEAAAKPAVHLDVPLIVDAGQGQNWAEAH, translated from the coding sequence ATGTCTTCATCATTCGGCAAGGGCTGCCATCTGCATCTGATCGACGGCTCGGCCTTTATCTTCCGCGCCTATCACGCGCTGCCGCCGCTGACGCGCAAGTCGGACGGGTTGCCGATTGGCGCGGTGAGCGGGTTCTGCAACATGCTGCACCGCTATGTCGAAGGGAACAACGGGCCGGAAGCACCCACCCACGTGGCGGTGATCTTCGACAAGGGCAGCCACACGTTCCGGAACGAGATGTACGATCAGTACAAGGCCAACCGCGATGAGATGCCGGAAGATCTGCGGCCCCAGATCCCGCTGACCCGCACGGCGACGGAGGCGTTCAACATCGCCTGCAAGGAAAAGGAAGGCTATGAGGCCGACGATATCATCGCCACACTGGCGGTACAGGCCCGAGAGGCCGGGGGGCGCGTGACGATTATCAGTTCGGACAAGGACCTGATGCAGCTTGTCGGTGACGGGGTCGAGATGCTGGATGCGATGAAGAACCGCCGCATCGACAGCGACGGCGTGATGGAGAAATTCGGCGTCGGCCCGGAGCGCGTGGTGGACGTGCAGGCGCTGGCCGGAGACAGCGTGGACAACGTCCCCGGAGCGCCCGGGATCGGGATCAAGACGGCGGCGCTGCTGATCAACGAGTTCGGCTCGCTGGAAGAGCTGCTGGACCGCGCCGAAGAGATCAAGCAGCCCAAGAGGCGCCAGACCCTGATCGACATGCGGGATCAGATCGAGCTGTCCAAGAGGCTGGTGCAACTGGATTGCGAGACCCCGCTGGACTTCACGCTGGACGATCTGGAGGTCCGAGACCCCAAGCCGGACCAACTGATGGCGTTTCTGGCGGAGATGGAGTTTCGCACCCTGTCCAAACGCATCGCCGACCACCTGGGCGTCGAAGCACCGGTGATCGAGGACAAACCGGTCCAGCCCGAAGAAAGCGACGCGCCGGAGGCCCCGTCGTTTGACGCGGCCACTTATACTTGCGTGCGCGATGCGGAAACGTTGAAAACCTGGGTCGAGAAGATCCGCGAGCGCGGCTGGGTCGCGGTCGATACCGAGACGACCGGTCTCAACGAAATGATTGCGGAACTGGTGGGCATCTCGCTCTGCGTCGAGGCGGGGGAGGCCTGTTACATCCCGCTGATTCACAAGGACGGAGCGAGCGACGATCTTTTCGGCTCCCCCAAGCTGGCCGAGGGGCAGATCGGGACAGAAGCTGCATTAGAGATCCTGAAACCGGTGCTTGAGGATGAAGCGATCCTTAAGATCGGCCAGAACATGAAGTACGATGCCAAGATCTTTGCCCGCTACGGCGTGGATGTGGCGCCCATCGACGACACGATGCTGCTGTCCTACGTGCTGCATGGCGGCATGCACGGCCACGGCATGGACACGCTGAGCGAGCGGTATCTGGGTCACACGCCGATCCCGATCAAACCCCTGCTGGGCAGCGGCAAATCGGCGATCACCTTCGACAAGGTCCCCATCGACGACGCAACGAAATACGCCGCCGAAGATGCCGACATCACCCTACGCCTCTGGCAGCTTCTCAAGCCGCAACTCCATCGCGGCAAGGTCACGACGGTCTACGAGACGCTGGAACGTCCGATGGTACCGGTGCTGGCGCAGATGGAGAGGGACGGGATCAAGGTCGACCGCGACACGCTCAGCCGCATGTCGAACGCCTTTGCCCAGAAGATGGCGGGGCTTGAGGCGGAGATCCACGAACTGGCCGGGGAGACGTTCAACGTGGGCTCACCCAAGCAATTGGGCGAGATCCTCTTTGACAAGATGGGCATCGAAGGCGGAAAGCGCGGTAAAACAGGCGCTTACGCGACAGGCGCCGATGTACTGGAGGATCTGGCGACCGAACACGAACTGCCCGCCCGCGTTCTGGACTGGCGCCAACTCAGCAAGCTGAAATCGACCTATACCGATGCGCTGCAGGACCACATCAACACCGATACCGGACGCGTGCACACGTCCTATTCCATCGCAGGTGCCTCGACCGGTCGGCTCGCCTCCACCGACCCGAACCTGCAGAACATCCCGATCCGGACCGAAGAAGGCCGCCGCATCCGCGAGGCCTTTGTCTCCGAAGAAGGCAAAACGCTGGTGGCCCTCGACTATTCCCAGATCGAGCTGCGCATCCTCGCCCATATCGCCGACATCCCGGCCCTGAAACAGGCCTTCGCCGACGGGCTCGATATCCACGCGATGACCGCGTCCGAGATGTTCGACGTACCGCTCGACCAGATGACACCCGAAGTGCGCCGCCGCGCCAAGGCCATCAATTTCGGCGTGATCTACGGCATTTCCGGCTTCGGCCTCGCCCGCAACCTGCGCATCCCACGTGGGGAGGCGCAGGGCTTCATCGACCGGTATTTCGAACGGTTCCCGGGCATCCGCGCCTATATGGACGACACCAAGGCCTTCGCGAAGGAACATGGCTACGTCCAGACCCTCTTCGGCCGCAAGATCCACACACCCGAGATCAACGCAAAGGGTCCCCGCGCCAGCTTCGCCTACCGCGCGGCGATCAACGCGCCGATCCAGGGCACAGCCGCAGACATCATCCGCCGCGCGATGATCCGTATGCCCGCCGCAATCGAGGGACAGCCGGCCCGCATGCTGCTGCAGGTCCACGATGAGCTGCTCTTCGAAGTGGACGATGCCGGCATCGACGACCTGATCGTCACCGCCAAGGAGGTGATGGAAGCCGCCGCCAAACCCGCCGTGCATCTGGATGTGCCCCTGATCGTGGATGCAGGCCAGGGCCAAAACTGGGCTGAAGCGCATTGA
- a CDS encoding DUF4159 domain-containing protein — protein MTVLGGIGFTAPWLLLGLLALPILWLILRAVPPAPIRRLFPGVVLLLGLKDDEQVSDRTPWWLLLLRMLAVAAIILGLAGPVLNPQAETAGRGPLLILLDGSWAGATRWQEKMERLEAELTDAGRAGRTVAIVQLTRPEAPVFQAADVWMSRIAGLSPTPWQPGEAQVETMIAAFGETDFDTAWLSDGLTHPGRDAVLAALEARGEVRVFQTGSSVVGLRPAAFEDGAVQLNATRSETTSEREITIVAQGRDPAGVERTLASATATFEGGSDSAQTALSLPSELRGRITRFEIQGQRAAGAVTLTDDSLRRREVALIAGREDREGLELLSPLHYLRQALLPTADLLNGAILDLLPANPDVIVLADVATLAPGEEDALSEWVENGGMLLRFAGPRLAASDISRTDEHPLMPVRLRAGGRSVGGAMSWGEPKALAPFPESSPFFGLRVPPDVAVSAQVMAQPDPTLAERVIAALTDGTPLVTRKEIGQGQVVLFHVTANAEWSSLPLSGLFVEMLERLAVSSAAQTPEAGDLEGTVWTPVQVLDGYGRMEEAGNLPGVDGPRLVDAPIGPEMLPGLYQTGDRTLARNVLTPDAVLTPAFWPARIPVEGLTVREEVPLGGVLLSLAIGLLLLDVIASLALSGRLGAARTAVPVTAFVIAAFHTSPVAAQEDARAIEATSEVVLAHVITGDGRIDDIARAGLRGLSDTLFFRTSVEPANPIGVDLERDELSFFPILYWPIVPSQPTPSAEAYAKLNAYLRSGGLILFDTRDADIARYGTASPNGRKLQQIAGPLDVPPLEPLPADHVLTRTFYLLQDFPGRHTGDGVWVEAAPPDAEQIEGMPFRNLNDGVTPVVIGGNDWASAWAVDDQGRTLLPIGRGFAGERQRELAFRFGVNLVMHVLTGNYKSDQVHVPALLDRLGQ, from the coding sequence ATGACGGTTCTGGGCGGCATCGGATTTACCGCGCCCTGGCTTTTGCTGGGACTTCTCGCCTTGCCGATCCTCTGGCTGATCCTGCGCGCCGTTCCGCCCGCTCCGATCCGCAGGCTCTTTCCCGGTGTCGTGCTGCTGCTGGGCCTCAAGGATGACGAGCAGGTTTCGGATCGGACACCCTGGTGGCTTTTGTTGCTGCGCATGCTGGCGGTCGCTGCGATTATCCTGGGGCTCGCCGGACCGGTTCTTAATCCGCAGGCCGAAACAGCGGGGCGGGGCCCGCTTTTGATCCTTTTGGACGGAAGCTGGGCGGGCGCAACACGCTGGCAGGAGAAGATGGAGCGTCTCGAGGCGGAGTTGACCGATGCAGGGCGCGCGGGTCGGACCGTGGCCATCGTACAGCTCACCCGACCGGAAGCGCCGGTATTCCAGGCCGCCGATGTTTGGATGAGCCGCATTGCAGGCTTGTCACCAACGCCATGGCAGCCGGGCGAGGCGCAGGTCGAAACCATGATTGCCGCGTTCGGAGAGACGGATTTCGATACCGCCTGGCTGAGCGACGGGCTGACCCATCCGGGGCGCGATGCCGTTCTTGCAGCGCTCGAAGCCCGTGGCGAGGTGCGGGTGTTCCAGACAGGGTCGTCCGTGGTTGGGCTGAGACCGGCAGCGTTCGAGGACGGCGCAGTGCAGCTTAATGCCACGCGCTCTGAAACCACGAGCGAGAGAGAGATCACAATCGTGGCGCAAGGCCGCGATCCGGCAGGGGTCGAACGTACGCTGGCAAGCGCCACGGCCACCTTCGAAGGAGGGTCGGACAGCGCACAGACCGCGTTGTCCTTGCCCTCGGAGCTGCGCGGGCGGATCACGCGATTTGAAATCCAGGGACAGCGCGCGGCAGGTGCCGTGACACTGACCGATGACAGCCTGCGCCGCCGCGAAGTCGCACTGATCGCGGGACGCGAAGATCGCGAGGGGTTGGAGCTTCTCTCGCCCCTCCACTACCTGAGGCAGGCCCTGCTTCCGACCGCGGATCTGCTCAACGGGGCGATCCTGGATCTTTTGCCTGCCAATCCCGACGTGATCGTTCTGGCTGACGTCGCAACGCTCGCACCGGGCGAAGAGGACGCGCTGAGCGAGTGGGTCGAAAACGGTGGCATGCTGCTGCGATTTGCCGGGCCCCGCCTCGCAGCGAGTGACATCAGCCGAACGGACGAGCATCCCTTGATGCCTGTGCGTCTGCGTGCCGGGGGGCGCAGCGTCGGAGGGGCGATGAGTTGGGGGGAACCGAAAGCGTTGGCGCCCTTTCCAGAGAGTTCGCCCTTTTTCGGCTTGCGGGTCCCGCCGGATGTCGCCGTCTCGGCGCAAGTGATGGCCCAGCCGGATCCCACGCTTGCCGAACGGGTCATCGCTGCATTGACCGATGGAACACCATTGGTGACACGCAAGGAGATCGGACAAGGGCAGGTGGTCCTTTTCCACGTCACGGCCAATGCCGAATGGTCCAGCCTGCCCCTGTCTGGCCTCTTCGTCGAAATGCTGGAACGTTTGGCCGTGTCATCGGCGGCCCAAACTCCTGAAGCAGGAGATCTGGAAGGTACGGTCTGGACCCCGGTGCAGGTGCTGGACGGTTACGGACGGATGGAGGAGGCCGGAAACCTGCCCGGCGTGGACGGACCCCGCCTTGTCGATGCGCCGATCGGACCCGAGATGCTTCCCGGCCTTTACCAGACAGGCGACCGCACGCTGGCCCGAAACGTACTGACCCCGGACGCGGTTCTGACCCCCGCATTCTGGCCGGCCCGCATTCCCGTGGAGGGTCTGACTGTGCGTGAGGAGGTTCCGCTTGGCGGTGTGCTGCTGAGCCTTGCTATCGGTCTTCTACTGCTGGACGTGATTGCCTCGTTGGCCCTGTCGGGCCGCCTCGGGGCCGCGCGCACAGCCGTTCCCGTCACCGCATTCGTCATCGCCGCGTTCCACACATCCCCAGTTGCCGCCCAGGAAGACGCGCGCGCCATCGAAGCCACATCGGAAGTGGTTCTTGCGCATGTCATCACGGGTGATGGTCGGATCGACGACATCGCAAGGGCCGGTCTGCGCGGACTGTCCGACACCCTTTTCTTCCGGACCTCGGTGGAACCGGCAAACCCGATTGGCGTGGATCTGGAACGTGACGAGCTGTCGTTTTTTCCCATCCTCTACTGGCCCATCGTCCCCTCGCAACCCACCCCGTCAGCCGAGGCCTATGCCAAACTGAACGCCTATCTGCGGTCGGGTGGTCTGATCCTCTTTGACACACGGGACGCGGACATCGCGCGCTATGGCACGGCCAGCCCCAACGGACGAAAGCTGCAGCAGATCGCGGGCCCCCTGGACGTACCACCGCTAGAGCCACTGCCCGCCGATCACGTGCTGACGCGCACGTTTTACCTTCTGCAGGATTTCCCTGGGCGCCACACGGGTGACGGTGTCTGGGTGGAAGCCGCCCCCCCGGATGCAGAGCAGATCGAGGGCATGCCATTTCGCAATCTGAATGACGGGGTTACCCCCGTGGTGATCGGTGGGAACGACTGGGCCTCGGCCTGGGCGGTGGACGACCAGGGACGCACGCTTTTGCCCATCGGACGCGGATTTGCAGGAGAACGGCAGAGAGAACTGGCCTTTCGTTTCGGTGTGAACCTCGTCATGCACGTTCTGACAGGCAATTATAAATCCGATCAGGTCCATGTGCCCGCGCTCCTTGACAGGTTGGGCCAATGA
- a CDS encoding DUF1285 domain-containing protein has protein sequence MSAQKAVTPSAEGLAASVRASGSKALPPVHLWNPPFCGDLDIRIARDGTWYYLGTPFGRPELVKLFSSILKKEDGKYFLVTPVEKVGITVEDAPFVAVDFDVVEERGAQALRFVTQVGDEAMAGPDHPIRVERDAETGEPSPYIMIRANLEALIDRKSFYRLVDLGAHHEGWFGLWSQGTFFPIIPSEELEEA, from the coding sequence ATGAGCGCACAAAAAGCTGTGACACCATCCGCCGAGGGGTTGGCTGCCTCTGTCAGGGCAAGCGGCAGCAAGGCCTTGCCGCCTGTGCATCTGTGGAACCCCCCGTTCTGCGGCGATCTCGACATTCGCATTGCGCGGGACGGCACGTGGTATTATCTAGGCACGCCCTTTGGCCGGCCGGAACTGGTCAAACTGTTCTCGTCGATTCTCAAGAAAGAGGACGGCAAGTATTTTCTGGTCACGCCGGTTGAAAAGGTCGGCATCACAGTTGAGGACGCGCCTTTCGTGGCGGTGGATTTCGATGTCGTGGAAGAGCGAGGGGCCCAGGCGCTGCGCTTCGTCACGCAGGTGGGCGACGAGGCAATGGCAGGCCCGGATCACCCCATCCGGGTGGAACGTGACGCCGAGACCGGAGAGCCGTCGCCCTATATCATGATCCGCGCCAATCTCGAGGCGCTGATCGACCGGAAGAGCTTTTACCGGCTGGTCGATCTGGGCGCGCATCACGAGGGGTGGTTCGGCCTCTGGTCGCAGGGGACGTTTTTTCCGATCATCCCGTCCGAAGAGCTGGAAGAGGCATAA
- a CDS encoding MoxR family ATPase, whose amino-acid sequence MSDATDLVAGIEALEDKLAEARASITRRFIGQERVVDLTLTSLLCGGHALLIGLPGLGKTRLVETLSTVMGLHGNRIQFTPDLMPADILGSEVLDTMEDGTRAFRFVPGPIFCQLLMADEINRASPRTQSALLQAMQEKTVTVAGEDRALGVPFHVLATQNPIEQEGTYPLPEAQLDRFLVQIDVSYPDRDTERDILLATTGVSEAEASAVFTQSDLLAAQTLLRRMPVGESVVEMILDLVRAFRPEEAGVSERVRDTVAWGPGPRAAQALMLTVRARALLQGRLAPNAEDVIDMARPVLSHRMALNFAARARGDSLADLIESTAGGLARTEAAA is encoded by the coding sequence ATGTCCGACGCGACGGATCTGGTAGCCGGCATCGAAGCGCTGGAAGACAAGCTCGCCGAGGCGCGCGCCTCGATCACGCGCCGCTTCATCGGTCAGGAGCGGGTCGTGGACCTGACGCTGACATCCCTTCTGTGCGGTGGCCATGCCCTCTTGATCGGCCTGCCCGGTCTGGGCAAAACCCGGCTGGTCGAAACACTGAGCACGGTGATGGGTCTGCACGGCAACCGCATCCAGTTCACGCCGGACCTAATGCCCGCCGACATCCTCGGCTCCGAGGTGCTCGACACGATGGAGGACGGCACCCGTGCCTTCCGCTTCGTGCCCGGCCCGATCTTCTGCCAGCTTCTGATGGCGGACGAGATCAACCGCGCCTCGCCGCGGACGCAGTCCGCCCTGCTGCAGGCGATGCAGGAAAAGACCGTGACCGTTGCAGGCGAAGACCGCGCGCTGGGTGTGCCGTTCCACGTGCTGGCCACGCAAAACCCGATCGAGCAGGAAGGCACTTATCCGCTGCCCGAAGCACAGCTCGACCGCTTCCTCGTCCAGATCGACGTCAGCTACCCTGACCGCGACACCGAACGGGACATCCTGCTGGCCACGACAGGCGTAAGCGAGGCCGAAGCCTCCGCCGTGTTCACGCAGAGCGATCTGTTGGCCGCGCAAACCCTGCTGCGGCGGATGCCGGTGGGCGAGTCGGTCGTGGAAATGATCCTCGATCTCGTCCGGGCCTTCCGCCCGGAGGAGGCCGGCGTGTCCGAGCGGGTGCGCGACACCGTGGCCTGGGGCCCCGGCCCACGTGCCGCGCAAGCGCTGATGCTGACCGTCCGCGCCCGCGCGCTGCTGCAGGGGCGTCTGGCGCCCAATGCAGAGGACGTGATCGACATGGCCCGCCCGGTTCTGAGCCACCGGATGGCGCTGAACTTCGCCGCGCGTGCCCGGGGTGACAGCCTTGCCGACCTGATCGAGAGCACCGCAGGCGGGCTGGCGCGGACCGAGGCCGCCGCGTGA
- a CDS encoding MarR family winged helix-turn-helix transcriptional regulator codes for MRSDLPLSATHEVRDRCLCLHVQRAARALGRRFDEALRPFGLTHGQYSMMIALNRPEAPRISDLAPFLAMDRTTLTAALKPLTRRGLVEVVADEKDRRSKRLRLTEAGRDVLVEALPVWRDTHDRLDEELKSPDPLQLRADLRALG; via the coding sequence ATGCGTTCTGATCTGCCGCTTTCCGCCACACATGAAGTGCGTGACCGTTGCCTCTGTCTGCATGTCCAGCGCGCGGCGCGGGCACTGGGGCGGAGGTTTGACGAGGCGCTTCGGCCCTTTGGGCTGACCCATGGGCAATATTCGATGATGATCGCGCTGAACCGGCCCGAAGCGCCGCGGATCAGCGATCTGGCACCCTTTCTGGCGATGGATCGGACAACACTAACCGCGGCGCTGAAACCGCTCACCCGGCGCGGGCTGGTGGAGGTTGTGGCCGATGAGAAGGACCGCAGGTCAAAGCGGCTCAGGCTGACAGAGGCGGGGCGGGATGTGCTGGTCGAGGCGCTGCCGGTTTGGAGGGACACGCATGACCGGCTTGATGAAGAGTTGAAATCGCCGGACCCGCTGCAGTTGCGGGCTGATCTGCGGGCGCTGGGTTAG
- a CDS encoding DUF58 domain-containing protein — translation MSPVLTLRERSEAEASRLPPLLARAEHLAGTVLLGDHGRRRAGLGDDFWQYRPAQMGDSRRLIDHRRSARGDQQFVREREWQIAQSVMLWVDQGASMRFASDAGLPSKADRARLLTLATAILLVRGGERVGLTGTTLPPRRGNAQIIRLAEAFSVDDASDYAAPEHRAMIPHARALFMSDFLGDLAEVELALTKAADRGVRGVLLQILDPSEEVFPYRGRTIFQSMGGTLAHETLKAGELRQRYLDRLAERKDALTRLTRATGWQLGLHHTGDSAQAALLWLYRALDGGTR, via the coding sequence GTGAGCCCAGTCCTGACCCTTCGCGAACGCTCGGAAGCCGAAGCCAGCCGCCTGCCGCCGCTTCTCGCGCGGGCGGAACATCTGGCCGGGACTGTCCTTCTGGGTGATCACGGGCGCCGCCGCGCGGGGTTGGGAGACGATTTCTGGCAATACCGCCCCGCCCAGATGGGAGACAGCCGCAGGCTGATCGACCACCGCCGCAGCGCACGCGGCGACCAGCAATTCGTGCGCGAGCGCGAATGGCAGATCGCGCAATCTGTGATGCTCTGGGTCGATCAGGGCGCGTCGATGCGTTTTGCCTCGGATGCGGGTTTGCCCAGCAAAGCGGACCGCGCGCGCCTTTTGACCCTGGCCACGGCGATCCTGCTGGTGCGAGGCGGCGAACGGGTCGGGCTCACCGGCACCACATTGCCGCCCCGCCGGGGCAATGCGCAGATCATCAGGCTGGCCGAGGCCTTCAGCGTCGATGATGCGTCAGACTACGCCGCCCCCGAACACCGGGCAATGATCCCGCATGCACGGGCTCTTTTTATGTCGGACTTCCTCGGAGATCTGGCGGAGGTGGAACTGGCCCTCACCAAGGCCGCAGATCGCGGCGTTCGCGGCGTTCTCTTGCAGATCCTCGATCCAAGCGAGGAAGTGTTTCCCTATCGGGGGCGGACCATCTTCCAAAGCATGGGCGGCACACTGGCCCATGAGACCCTGAAGGCCGGGGAGTTGCGGCAGCGCTATCTTGACCGGTTGGCAGAGCGCAAGGATGCGCTGACCCGGCTGACCCGTGCCACCGGCTGGCAACTGGGCCTGCACCACACCGGCGACAGCGCACAGGCTGCCCTGCTGTGGCTTTACCGCGCTTTGGACGGAGGCACGAGATGA
- a CDS encoding TRAP transporter small permease, with amino-acid sequence MTMITTLSRIAGLAAAILLAFTGAMLTYEVIARYFFVRPTIWAAELSQLCLIWGCLLAMAHVLHLRRHITVNAVTNLLPSSGQKICAALSLIAVIVFSLIVMIWGWDIFHESFVRGRTTGSLLNLPVWIAELSVPVGFGLLAAQGVVELIGLRGSDAGSLGASHE; translated from the coding sequence ATGACAATGATCACGACCCTTTCGCGGATCGCGGGCCTTGCCGCGGCGATCCTGCTGGCTTTCACCGGCGCGATGCTCACCTACGAGGTGATCGCGCGCTATTTCTTTGTCCGCCCCACGATCTGGGCGGCCGAACTCAGCCAGCTTTGCCTCATCTGGGGCTGCCTTCTGGCGATGGCCCACGTGCTGCATCTGCGCCGCCACATCACCGTGAACGCGGTGACCAACCTGCTGCCATCCAGCGGACAGAAGATCTGCGCGGCGCTTTCGCTGATCGCCGTGATCGTCTTTTCGCTGATCGTCATGATCTGGGGCTGGGACATCTTTCATGAGAGTTTCGTGCGTGGCCGCACCACCGGCTCGCTCCTCAATCTGCCCGTCTGGATTGCCGAATTGTCGGTGCCCGTCGGGTTTGGTCTGCTCGCCGCGCAAGGCGTGGTCGAACTGATCGGTCTGCGCGGCAGCGATGCAGGGTCTCTGGGGGCAAGCCACGAATGA
- the dctP gene encoding TRAP transporter substrate-binding protein DctP has translation MLNKVAFGAAITFALSTGAFAQEKMRISLQLPLTSHLGENLTLFEQEVESRTGGAIDVEIYDSATLYKDKEVPAAVGSGAIEAGVASLTRYVGDAPVVDIFYMPFLFNTEEKVRAAVAEGSTVRDTLEAEIAKTGGEVLYWQAYGGAILLSQDEPIRTPADLEGKKVRVFGKTLGDFVSAAGGAPTLISGSEQYLAYQRGTVDVGMTGVSGVKSRKLWEVMDTITRTNHANIEFVVVVNSDWWAGLSPEIQGQIREAAAVAQEDVRDRMASIEEAAYQAAMDNGMTVVDLTDEELAAWQAVAQPVYDAYLAAAGEPGATVLNAMTGN, from the coding sequence ATGCTCAACAAAGTCGCTTTTGGCGCCGCCATTACCTTTGCTCTGTCCACCGGGGCGTTCGCTCAGGAAAAGATGCGGATTTCGCTGCAATTGCCGCTGACCAGTCACCTGGGCGAGAACCTGACCCTTTTCGAACAGGAAGTCGAAAGCCGCACCGGTGGTGCCATTGATGTCGAGATCTACGACAGCGCCACGCTTTATAAGGACAAGGAAGTGCCCGCCGCCGTTGGCTCCGGCGCGATCGAGGCCGGGGTGGCCTCTCTGACCCGCTATGTGGGCGATGCGCCCGTGGTCGATATCTTCTACATGCCCTTCCTCTTCAACACCGAAGAGAAGGTGCGCGCCGCCGTGGCCGAAGGGTCAACCGTGCGCGACACGCTCGAAGCCGAGATCGCCAAGACCGGGGGCGAGGTTCTCTACTGGCAGGCCTATGGCGGCGCGATCCTTCTGTCGCAGGACGAGCCCATTCGCACGCCTGCCGATCTCGAAGGCAAAAAGGTCCGCGTGTTCGGCAAGACTTTGGGTGATTTCGTCTCTGCCGCAGGCGGGGCGCCGACGCTCATCTCCGGCTCTGAACAATACCTTGCCTACCAGCGCGGCACCGTGGATGTGGGCATGACAGGCGTGTCCGGCGTCAAGTCCCGCAAGCTGTGGGAGGTGATGGACACGATCACCAGGACCAACCATGCCAACATCGAATTCGTCGTGGTGGTCAACAGCGACTGGTGGGCCGGCCTCTCGCCCGAGATCCAGGGGCAGATCCGCGAAGCCGCCGCAGTGGCGCAGGAAGATGTGCGGGACCGCATGGCCTCTATCGAAGAGGCTGCGTATCAAGCCGCCATGGACAATGGCATGACCGTGGTCGACCTGACCGATGAAGAGCTTGCTGCCTGGCAGGCCGTGGCCCAGCCCGTCTATGACGCCTACCTCGCCGCCGCCGGAGAGCCCGGTGCGACGGTGCTCAACGCCATGACCGGCAACTAA
- a CDS encoding DUF2798 domain-containing protein produces the protein MLPARFAPVLFGLILSGLMSCIVSGIATLRALGLAEGAFGAWMTSWAFSWAVAFPVVLIVAPVTRRLVAKLVTPAP, from the coding sequence ATGCTACCAGCCCGCTTTGCGCCCGTTCTCTTCGGCCTGATCCTGTCGGGATTGATGTCGTGTATCGTGTCAGGGATTGCGACCCTGCGCGCCCTGGGTCTTGCGGAGGGCGCGTTCGGGGCCTGGATGACGTCCTGGGCCTTTAGCTGGGCGGTGGCCTTTCCGGTGGTCCTGATCGTGGCGCCGGTGACCCGGAGGCTGGTTGCGAAACTCGTTACTCCGGCACCCTAA
- a CDS encoding DUF1428 domain-containing protein → MPYIQGFLSPVPVDQKAAYIEMAEKAWPIFQDYGALSTRECWGEDVPDGEHTSFPMAVKAEKGEVVAFSWIEWRDKAAYEACAASMETDPRWQEMGDPSDAPFDMKRMMWGGFEVIFNR, encoded by the coding sequence ATGCCCTATATCCAAGGCTTCCTCAGCCCCGTCCCAGTCGACCAGAAAGCGGCCTATATCGAGATGGCAGAAAAGGCCTGGCCCATTTTTCAGGATTACGGCGCGCTCTCGACCCGCGAATGCTGGGGCGAGGATGTCCCCGACGGCGAACACACCTCCTTCCCGATGGCGGTCAAGGCCGAAAAAGGCGAAGTGGTCGCCTTCTCTTGGATCGAGTGGCGGGACAAGGCCGCCTACGAGGCCTGTGCCGCCTCGATGGAAACCGATCCGCGCTGGCAGGAAATGGGCGACCCCTCCGACGCTCCTTTCGACATGAAACGCATGATGTGGGGCGGGTTCGAGGTCATCTTCAACCGCTGA